The Thermosulfurimonas sp. F29 genome includes a window with the following:
- a CDS encoding efflux RND transporter periplasmic adaptor subunit, giving the protein MPDNLLRTIFRALLFFLIIGAVEAAAEPPLFIRISFPERRNFRRTVPFVGRVLPRKRVRITAPMEGRIISIGAPDESPVRAGMILFVLGGPEVEKRLANLKSQVAVLEKEISLAEEAVRLKREGVRAKIIPYGELLNAEEHLLQLENELGARRSELHFLKIRVRIRAPISGVFTRRRVSVGQRVKKGAVLAEILDPKTLWIRAMVFPPEGIGLCDKPAIIRLGGRTISARVTKVAPERTPAGGRVVFLEGKDIAGFLGPGEAVSGEIIIEEHRKALAVPEEALVYDESGKAYVFVKSEKGFEKRMVKTGLSGDGFVEVVSGLREGEKVVVEGAYELFYRNFSRIYRVPD; this is encoded by the coding sequence ATGCCCGATAACCTCCTTAGAACGATCTTTCGGGCCCTGCTATTCTTTCTGATAATAGGCGCTGTAGAAGCGGCCGCAGAGCCTCCCCTCTTTATCAGGATTTCTTTCCCGGAAAGAAGAAATTTTCGCCGAACGGTTCCCTTTGTGGGTAGAGTACTTCCCCGAAAGAGGGTAAGAATAACGGCCCCTATGGAAGGCCGGATCATCTCGATAGGAGCTCCGGACGAAAGTCCGGTGCGGGCCGGAATGATCCTTTTCGTTCTGGGCGGCCCGGAGGTGGAAAAGAGGCTTGCCAACCTAAAGTCACAGGTGGCCGTTCTTGAAAAGGAAATCTCTCTAGCCGAGGAGGCCGTGAGATTAAAGAGGGAAGGAGTCAGGGCCAAGATCATCCCTTACGGAGAGCTCCTTAACGCCGAAGAGCATCTTTTACAACTCGAAAACGAACTTGGGGCTCGTAGAAGTGAACTGCATTTCCTGAAAATCCGCGTGCGGATCAGGGCCCCGATTTCGGGCGTCTTTACAAGGCGTAGGGTATCTGTAGGTCAGAGAGTGAAAAAGGGAGCGGTTCTGGCGGAAATTCTGGATCCCAAGACCCTGTGGATCAGGGCCATGGTCTTTCCTCCGGAAGGAATCGGCCTCTGCGACAAACCGGCCATTATAAGGCTTGGAGGCCGGACCATCTCCGCCAGGGTGACAAAAGTAGCCCCCGAGCGGACTCCGGCGGGAGGGAGGGTGGTCTTTCTCGAGGGAAAGGATATTGCCGGTTTTCTGGGACCGGGTGAGGCGGTGAGTGGTGAAATAATTATCGAGGAACATCGTAAAGCCCTGGCCGTTCCCGAAGAGGCCCTCGTTTATGACGAATCGGGGAAGGCCTATGTCTTCGTCAAAAGCGAAAAGGGGTTTGAAAAGCGAATGGTCAAGACCGGGCTTTCCGGGGATGGTTTTGTAGAGGTCGTCTCTGGCCTCAGAGAAGGGGAAAAGGTGGTGGTCGAAGGAGCATACGAATTGTTCTATCGTAATTTTAGTCGGATTTATAGAGTTCCCGATTAG
- a CDS encoding metallophosphoesterase produces MRLPLKETRKISLRFFVLLGVLGAILGLEFHEHVCTLSATDWNTLNLSKIRIKDPRDFSFAVFGDNQFSIYGFERLLRDIDRDPEISFVIALGDMVHSGSKISYFLFLDLIQKNLHKPLVTVIGNHELKGGGYLLYTRIFGRPYYSFRIGRTCFLILDDAARKVTIRERTWLEGELRKSQDRCDHRLVFLHIPLYDPRPSEHHCLPKKEAAFLSEVFRIYGVSHVFAGHIHGYFQGKWNGTPYTITGGAGAALYGEDPKHFFYHYLKVKVINGVLDVKVKRIPVPSPKWFDHTLYLFYTHFLDPHWLKPVLLLTVTGLFLSLSLKKISQGIP; encoded by the coding sequence GTGAGGTTGCCTCTTAAAGAAACCAGGAAAATATCCCTGCGATTCTTTGTTCTTCTGGGGGTGTTGGGAGCCATTCTCGGGCTTGAGTTCCATGAACATGTTTGCACTCTTTCAGCTACAGATTGGAACACTCTCAATCTTTCTAAAATAAGGATTAAGGATCCGCGTGATTTTTCATTTGCCGTATTTGGAGATAACCAGTTCAGCATCTATGGCTTTGAAAGGCTCTTAAGGGACATTGACCGGGACCCTGAAATCTCCTTTGTCATTGCCTTGGGAGATATGGTCCATTCAGGAAGCAAGATATCGTATTTCCTTTTTTTGGATCTTATTCAAAAAAACCTCCACAAACCCCTGGTTACGGTCATCGGCAATCACGAACTAAAAGGAGGCGGTTATCTGCTTTATACTCGGATCTTCGGCCGGCCTTATTACTCTTTTCGTATCGGAAGGACCTGTTTCTTGATCCTGGATGATGCCGCAAGAAAAGTGACCATTAGAGAAAGGACATGGCTTGAAGGAGAACTCAGGAAGAGCCAGGACCGCTGCGACCACCGTTTGGTTTTTCTCCATATCCCTCTTTATGATCCCCGGCCTTCCGAACACCATTGTCTTCCCAAAAAAGAGGCCGCATTTCTTTCGGAGGTTTTCAGGATCTACGGCGTTTCTCATGTATTTGCTGGACATATTCACGGCTATTTTCAGGGAAAGTGGAACGGCACCCCTTATACCATAACCGGTGGGGCGGGAGCGGCACTTTACGGCGAGGATCCGAAACACTTTTTCTATCATTATCTCAAAGTGAAGGTCATAAACGGCGTGCTTGATGTAAAGGTAAAACGCATCCCCGTTCCGAGTCCAAAATGGTTCGATCATACCCTTTACTTGTTCTACACTCATTTCTTGGATCCTCATTGGTTGAAACCAGTCCTTTTGCTTACTGTCACGGGTCTCTTTCTTTCTCTATCATTGAAAAAAATTTCGCAAGGTATTCCGTAA